CCCACTCAATTTTACAGTGCTTGGATGCTTTGCACAAAAACAGAATCATTCACTGTGACCTTAAACCTGAGAACATTCTGTTGAAACAACAGGGTAGAAGTGGTATTAAAGTGATTGATTTTGGCTCAAGTTGTTACGAGCATCAGCGTGTCTACACTTACATTCAGTCACGGTTTTATCGTGCACCTGAAGTCATCCTTGGTGCTCGTTATGGGATGCCCATAGATATGTGGAGCTTGGGCTGTATCCTAGCAGAGCTTCTGACTGGTTATCCACTTTTACCTGGAGAAGATGAAGGAGATCAGCTGGCTTGTATGATTGAACTATTGGGCATGCCTTCTCCAAAACTCTTAGAGGGATCCAAGCGAGCAAAAAACTTTGTGAGCTCTAAGGGTTATCCCCGCTATTGCAGCATCACAACCTTGTCTGATGGCTCTGTAGTACTTAATGGTGGACGCTCTCGGAGGGGAAAACTGCGTGGCCCACCGGAGAGCAGAGAGTGGGGTAACGCATTAAAGGGGTGTGATGACCCCCTCTTCCTTGACTTCTTAAAACAGTGTTTAGACTGGGATCCTGCTGGCCGTATGACACCCAGCCAGGCTTTGCGGCATCCCTGGCTAAGGAGACGGTTGCCAAAACCTCCAACTGGGGAAAAGGCCTCAGCAAAGAGAATTTCAGAGAGTACTGGTGCTATAACTTCAATTTCCAAGTTACCTCCGACTTCAAGCTCAGCTTCAAAACTGAGGACTAATTTGGCACAGATGACAGATGCCAATGGGAATATTCAGCAAAGAACAGTGTTGCCAAAACTCGTTAGCTGAGTTTGAAAAACCCAATGCTGTTAATATGAGAGATACAATGTGGCTGAGCCTTATTTGTATGAAAAATTAGCTCAGTTACGCATTTTTATTTGCTCAATAAATCGATTCATTTGTATCTTTCAGCACtcattttaaatgtaattttaaatgttaattttgtttttataaaaatacGGGGACAATGCTTTAAGTTTttatacttattttttaaaatgtttgtctTCTACAGTACAATTAGCCTTACTGTAACTAGTGTGACACAGTAATAAACATCAGTGGCAGGCCACTGGTTACAACATGACTGTCATGCATTGCAGCGTGGTATCAAAGGTAttaacctttctcttccatgGTTCATATTAGTTTTAACCTGGGGTAAATTTGAAAGACTACCTTCTGGATTTTATGGGTTTGGTCTGGATTCTGTGCACACTCACATCTATGACTGACTGGACTCCAGGGAGAATACTCAAAGAATACAGTTAAGCACTTGTAAACCTGTAGTTTAAAGTGGAGCCATAGCATGTTCTATTGTCATTTTTCATGTAGTAGCCCAGAGAAAGTCATGGTATCACTAAAGGTACTGTCACCTACTATTTGATTAAAATGAGAATTTAAACATAATGCAAAAAATAACACCGGGGCTAAAATAACTTACTTTGCATGCCATGTGGTAGAGTGAGAGGAATGGGTGGCCTTGGAAACATGAAAATGGCAATATGTCTGTTTCTCTGAATTTGAAAGTGGCTGATTAGTTGGCAAAGCAAAATTGTTCTCAACTTTGTTTCAGGTCTGTAATGTTGAGCATTCAAACAggttctccttttttcttttttgttttttccccccatctcttctggttgtttttttttctaatgtgcAGCTTGATCTCCTAAAATCACATAGGCAGAAGTGCTCATTCTGTCAGTTTTATACTGTAACTTCCAGACTGTTAAACTACATGGATTTCAAGGttgcttttatttcctctgACAATGTTTGAGCGACTGTGACTTTCGTGGTACATTTACACTTCAGATCAAATCTGCATGTAGGGGCAAACATGATGTTACAACATTGCTTCCTGTAGAGGAGTACTTCACCTTAGACAGCTTAACTGTAGAAGGAAAGATCCTCAGTGGAAAGGTTTTCAGTTGGGAGACACCATCCTAAATGGTTTATAATAAGGGAAAATTATCAAAGGAAAGCTAAGTGCTTGGAATTTGATTTAATCTTTGGCATTTGTAGATGAAAATGAACTCTGAAAGAACAGTTAGAGATATGTGTAGATTTGTTCACGTGTGTGTGTGCTAAtgcttggtttttcttttttacttttaactgcATTCATGGAAGAAGGATGGTCTACTAAAGAATAGTATCTAGACCTACGAGAGAGGTATTCACATGTTGTAGCATGTTTTCAACAGGAACAGTTTGAAATCTGAGATCAGTATTTTAATGCGTACAATGGCTGTGGCCTACATTAGATGTATAAAACATATGAAAAGGGAATTTTAAACAAAGTAGAACAATCCATAAGGGTTTATGGATGTTAGAGCAAGACATACTAGAATGGATTGTATTAAACCTCAGTAACTTTACTTATAAACAACATTTTTATGCACAGATTTTACTGAGTTACTTGTACAAATTATGAAAATTACTTAAAGCATGGTCCCCTGAGAGGCCAAGAAAGTTTCCGGTTAAGTTCTCCTTCATATTGGTTAATTTACCATTTACAgcttaatttttgtttgttggtttgttttatttttgaatttAATGTAAGACTGGGGGAgggatataaagaaaaaaatgacagaatTCTCAGGAAACATATCGCTGAACTTCTTGCCAAAAAGTCAACACCTAAAGAAGctccaaaataatttctgagtAGAGGATGTTATTTGTTGATTGATAAATGTAAAAATTAGACTGTCAATCaaccatttttctttctttttaaaataaaaatattatttcttgcCTCTagtcaaattaaattatttcatgttAACTGTTCACAACTTTATACAATATGTGTAAGTGCAATATGTAAACATGTGTGAAATCatgttaaaaatgaaatataatacTT
The nucleotide sequence above comes from Passer domesticus isolate bPasDom1 chromosome 5, bPasDom1.hap1, whole genome shotgun sequence. Encoded proteins:
- the DYRK2 gene encoding dual specificity tyrosine-phosphorylation-regulated kinase 2 isoform X2, with the translated sequence MNEHLHVGSHGQIQVQQLFEDNSNKRTVLTTQPNGLTTLGKSGLPVVQDRQTESAHRRQGSSGSLKSTEGTGKVKASVITPEQAMKQYMQKLTAFEHHEIFSYPEIYFLGPNAKKRQGVIGGSNNCGYDDDQGSYIQVPHDHIAYRYEVLKVIGKGSFGQVVKAYDHKMHQHVALKMVRNEKRFHRQAAEEIKILEHLRKQDKDNNMNVIHMLENFTFRSHICMTFELLSMNLYELIKKNKFQGFSLPLVRKFAHSILQCLDALHKNRIIHCDLKPENILLKQQGRSGIKVIDFGSSCYEHQRVYTYIQSRFYRAPEVILGARYGMPIDMWSLGCILAELLTGYPLLPGEDEGDQLACMIELLGMPSPKLLEGSKRAKNFVSSKGYPRYCSITTLSDGSVVLNGGRSRRGKLRGPPESREWGNALKGCDDPLFLDFLKQCLDWDPAGRMTPSQALRHPWLRRRLPKPPTGEKASAKRISESTGAITSISKLPPTSSSASKLRTNLAQMTDANGNIQQRTVLPKLVS